Genomic DNA from Haloplanus aerogenes:
GCCGGGAAGCCGGTGATCCACAGCGTGATGCCGAGGAAGAAGCCGGCGATGAGCGCCGGGCTTCCGGTCCGCACCACCAGCAGGCCGGCGAGGTCGGCGCCGACGTACGGCGTGTACGAGAGCACGTCGAGTTGCCCGGGTTCGAGCAGGCCGACGCCGATAGTCAACCAAAAGAGGATCTGGTAGGGGTTGGTGAGCGCGAGGACGAACGCCTTGCGGAAGCCGGTGGCTGCCCGCGCCGCCGCGCTGTCGGTCGAGGTGGGGACGGCGTCCACGTCACCCACGGCGTCCATCGCGGCCCCGTAGGCGAAGTAGAGCATCAGGACGCCGCCGACGCCCACCATCGCCGCGCGAAGTGTTGGAAACCGTTCGACGAAGGTGACGACGCCGAGCAGCGCGCCGACGAAGAAGACGGCGTCGGCGGTCATCGCACCCAGTCCGGTTCGAGCACCTGCGAGCCAGCCGTTGGTGACGGACTCCTCGGCGATGACGGCGTTCATCGGTCCCGGCGGAGCGGCGAGTGCGAGGCCGAAGACGACGCCCGCCAGGAGCGACGGAAGGGGGTTCGGCACGGCTGATCACTCGCCGTCGACCAAAAATAACGTACCGCTTTCCGCGTCAGAACAGCGTTAGCACGGCCGTCGACGCCACCTCGACGATGGTCTCCCAGACGGAGAAGCCGGTGACGATGCTCAGGACGGTGTCTGCCGCGAAGAAGGCGAACAAGCCAGCGGAGAAGAAGTGCGCCTTCCGCAGGTCGAGACGGTGGGAGAACTTGTGGAAGAAGAAGGCGTTCGCGAGGCTCACGGGGATGATCGCGAGCATCTCGCCGGCCCAGAT
This window encodes:
- a CDS encoding LysE family translocator; the protein is MNAVIAEESVTNGWLAGARTGLGAMTADAVFFVGALLGVVTFVERFPTLRAAMVGVGGVLMLYFAYGAAMDAVGDVDAVPTSTDSAAARAATGFRKAFVLALTNPYQILFWLTIGVGLLEPGQLDVLSYTPYVGADLAGLLVVRTGSPALIAGFFLGITLWITGFPAALRAAQRRVARFAPVVAGASALVLGGFGVVFLVDAVRTLA